A portion of the Rhizoctonia solani chromosome 6, complete sequence genome contains these proteins:
- a CDS encoding mucin 2, oligomeric mucus/gel-forming gives MRLFGKKKSSNAIQEEQPPPAISRPRAQGHLPPTTAPKPSSRRSYGSTHHRTSHHSPLCTLCPCRLVRELESARKGRGREPCTVHGTDQSGLEDDANRLGYDRPWARELATSFDSPEPIQPANTGSSVRIVSGSSVRDRKTSVDKRLSLEAVAAADPFMASKMQSVMRRAPSNVRTPDSTPQRSVTAPPTTAKPSHPPPRIPTAPPTRSVTGPKSPPSSRPSFDDDDTSVFSHSNAGHAQPRSVYSNIASASSKRERGPPPVAGTPSAYAWRSGQSDDGHGGGNSFYTGGSQVNPYTWAQPGSSAPQPVSVPAAQPFLPPGAAPPNPSGQPNPNHAPPSSMSMGNVLKKRTPSNRLLIVPRLRLDILHRGG, from the exons ATGCGATTATTCGGCAAGAAAAAATCGAGCAATGCGATTCAGGAAGAACAGCCGCCGCCAGCCATCTCTCGACCGCGTGCTCAAGGCCATTTGCCGCCCACGACTGCTCCCAAGCCATCCTCTAGACGATCCTATGGGAGCACACACCACCGAACAAGTCATCACTCCCCTCTATGCACGCTTTGCCCGTGCAGACTCGTTCGAGAACTTGAGTCTGCGCGCAAAGGCAGGGGCAGAGAGCCGTGCACCGTCCATGGCACCGACCAATCAGGACTAGAAGACGATGCGAACCGACTTGGGTATGATAGACCATGGGCGAGGGAACTTGCTACTTCGTTCGATTCTCCAGAGCCGATTCAGCCAGCAAACACAGGGTCGAGTGTGCGCATTGTATCTGGATCGAGTGTGCGCGACCGCAAGACCTCTGTCGATAAGCGCCTCAGTCTCGAGGCTGTCGCTGCTGCCGATCCCTTTATGGCCTCCAAGATGCAGAGTGTGATGCGGAGGGCACCCAGTAAT GTGAGGACACCTGATTCCACACCGCAACGCTCAGTCACCGCTCCCCCGACCACCGCCAAACCCTCCCACCCTCCACCTCGCATCCCGACCGCTCCCCCTACCCGATCCGTCACTGGTCCCAAGAGCCCACCATCCAGTCGGCCCTCGTTTGACGACGACGATACATCAGTCTTTTCCCATTCCAACGCCGGTCATGCCCAGCCTCGCTCTGTTTACTCGAACATCGCGTCAGCATCGAGCAAGCGAGAACGCGGCCCTCCGCCCGTCGCAGGAACTCCATCTGCATACGCTTGGCGCTCTGGCCAGTCCGACGACGGCCACGGAGGCGGAAACAGCTTCTATACGGGCGGCAGTCAGGTCAACCCGTACACCTGGGCCCAGCCGGGTTCTTCTGCTCCTCAACCTGTGTCCGTGCCCGCCGCTCAGCCATTCCTCCCGCCCGGCGCGGCACCCCCCAACCCATCCGGCCAGCCCAATCCCAACCATGCTCCCCCGAGCAGCATGTCCATGGGCAACGTCCTCAAAAAGCGCACTCCTTCCAACCGCCTGTTAATCGTACCCCGGCTCCGGCTGGACATCCTGCATCGAGGAGGATGA
- a CDS encoding F-box-like protein, whose amino-acid sequence MPLPSSHSAPYQAVSPAVSPPPLLPSKSAASGSSTPTAPSAMSPRDSLHPQDKSSPPPSQPTTQVNTAASQPPQVPVSAPPPPPKKPTEIYRPAHHPLHPPLNTVQTLSLEPRAELFCLRTYPRETSTSTQESKNASGQLQEPKAGGVNAYESSVSSIRKVSQLPAVQPSDPRTTQVSDVRKGQVSDVRDRRASQFPDPRPSYSSEARPSYRLTPGRVNIPRGGRVRLNLALGTNSLRARSESATRHGLVLSLLTPGLDAPRLCLPKALDYLFRDPMQGVLYIRERAASVLFPKHTPATSKSVQVQIGRFQDCSTKPRAASTTNNTTTMNRPGPSPHPPSSLRENLNRSPTRAIVHVRIVLRHSHASRVGSRIRGPARPYQTRDRGTRTINTSAPRSQSPRLHLRACRLPDERDGHRSDDAYHDRCVVAHDHSSIPSSTPQRGLLPPRAVSPTFTGQRAPSPTGANRRAVSPTPSNRRAVSPAPGNRRAVSPAPADRRAVSPAPTTRSESDESVHAKKRNLLVKTRKIDGASSFRSSDERASSERPVSVVAQPESWAWIRTEGGNDPFARAPPTIVKTPKRTDQPSKRTMPLSPPLSSDDHDTRVPNGLDVHGHDRPPMTPALTDEAPAGDEMNQAEPDTTTPPGSPPPPKIYPLETHLNMPSLIAALLPHLSFRDWNALNALNAGIRRQLEDTRALREEVLEYWLRGVGYARWKSHKREPVGLTLRDLNAYMRGVSIAVYRYSAIAESFLAVRAQQEQTKERVPGAASKGNLVRALASSCRAYTKVILRLREQAECMHPDGDFRSPLFKSGGAPLLRVFVPSKEGAWLSDASVLDCEKELKRAGALGVLRIGDVIWDAAVGEGNAGRMVWGMEITWWYDLDYTYSTTGELPKYIHSLAFSPSYWHKIIRTSNSPLCHIDLTPYAAEIARNIQLVQDRVQTETHTVVRWVHRSRFQTRSGLPIPSASPPATVDRMWDGYIVVEVEGTNEGLADLQARVGNSVRLFPAKTAGMEFGPPTGKSPFRLLRSSSRPGEIWIRAKLSVASNRLRDALDEYLAVCGGIERAVEEDPTGALIDPTDYISCELDMVNSYAETIDKAKAKIKRVRNWSSAIAINRLPIEILMQIFEWGPFRALRQLLPSISFANRALPKQPELLSHVCSRWRNILLSSPQFWTHIDFNFWAADYQRLYDRAERHLARAGEHPVRVHHIFSISRGIEVIPRPINPFIAAASQAYAIEAEIQVDLEFAPGQLYDSLLHACFHGCVPGKLNEVFVSLRPTGSRTFAYIDEHHIFNPTSNEENIFSSVTSLWMDGLYLPWTSSAYRGLVKLVLLRFSTISIPESELMTILSGCPGLQKLHLDINIIEDEPLSNSHGATSVYLYDLHDLLVTETVANTKSSFPKTTCDGPTADHPGPVYFVNDTEQDDTFSDIDSSSASELTDETMSTLASEEAVEYFQELNGRMFPKDENLPIAIPTDANEVKRLMLHIQLKIFLGGNYVGPVDQILSPAIDGREKKVLDLITAEGSWVKEMANEFPHVSFTSVDNTPLIPHSTTEC is encoded by the exons ATGCCTCTTCCGTCGTCCCATTCGGCACCGTATCAGGCCGTGTCCCCTGCTGTATCTCCACCCCCGCTCCTGCCTTCCAAGAGTGCAGCGTCTGGATCTTCGACTCCCACGGCGCCTTCTGCCATGAGCCCCCGAGACTCGTTACATCCCCAAGACaagtcatctccccctccatctcagCCTACGACTCAGGTTAACACCGCGGCATCTCAACCACCCCAAGTGCCCGTatctgcaccaccaccaccgcccAAAAAGCCCACGGAAATCTACCGCCCGGCGCATCACCCTCTTCACCCTCCCCTCAACACCGTACAAACACTCTCCCTCGAGCCACGGGCCGAGTTATTCTGCTTACGGACCTACCCCCGGGA AACGAGCACGAGCACTCAAGAGTCGAAGAATGCGAGCGGCCAATTGCAAGAGCCCAAAGCGGGTGGAGTCAACGCGTACGAGTCTAGTGTGAGCTCGATCCGGAAGGTTTCTCAGCTCCCTGCTGTTCAGCCGTCGGACCCACGTACGACTCAAGTATCGGACGTCCGCAAGGGTCAGGTCTCGGATGTTCGTGATCGACGGGCGAGCCAGTTTCCCGACCCTCGTCCGAGCTATTCATCCGAGGCGAGACCAAGCTATCGTCTGACGCCCGGACGAGTCAACATACCGAGGGGCGGGCGAGTCCGATTAAACCTAGCGTTGGGAACCAACTCACTACGAGCCCGGTCGGAGTCAGCGACTCGACATGGGCTCGTTCTATCGTTGCTGACGCCGGGTCTGGACGCGCCACGCCTGTGTCTCCCCAAGGCGCTGGATTATCTGTTCCGGGACCCGATGCAAGGAGTTCTGTATATTCGGGAGCGAGCAGCGTCAGTGTTGTTCCCCAAGCACACCCCTGCCACCTCCAAGTccgtccaagtccaaatcgGCCGCTTCCAAGACTGCTCCACCAAACCGCGAGCTGCCTCAACCACCAACAACACAACGACAATGAATCGCCCAGGCCCGTCTCCCCATCCGCCCAGTTCCCTCCGCGAAAATCTCAATCGATCCCCCACGCGCGCCATCGTCCATGTCCGTATCGTCCTACGGCACAGCCATGCCTCTCGAGTCGGATCCCGGATTCGAGGTCCCGCCCGCCCCTACCAAACTCGCGATCGGGGGACTCGCACGATCAACACTTCGGCCCCTCGTTCGCAGTCGCCACGCCTACATCTACGAGCGTGTCGGCTGCCCGACGAGCGCGATGGTCACCGCTCGGATGACGCCTACCACGACCGCTGCGTTGTCGCCCATGACCATTCCTCGATTCCGTCCTCGACTCCTCAGAGGGGGCTTTTACCCCCTCGGGCTGTCTCTCCTACTTTTACCGGCCAACGTGCGCCGTCTCCGACTGGGGCCAATCGGCGTGCGGTGTCCCCCACCCCGAGCAATCGACGTGCGGTTTCTCCCGCTCCGGGCAATCGACGTGCAGTGTCTCCGGCCCCAGCGGACCGACGTGCGGTGTCTCCAGCTCCGACGACCCGGTCCGAGAGCGACGAATCGGTCCACGCCAAGAAACGCAATTTGCTCGTCAAGACGCGCAAGATTGATGGTGCGAGCAGCTTTAGGAGCAGCGACGAGCGAGCGTCGAGCGAACGGCCAGTATCGGTCGTCGCGCAGCCCGAGTCCTGGGCCTGGATTAGGACTGAGGGGGGGAACGATCCGTTTGCGAGAGCACCGCCGACGATTGTCAAGACTCCCAAGCGAACT GACCAACCCTCGAAACGAACCATGCCGCTCTCTCCTCCCCTGTCGTCCGACGACCATGATACTCGTGTCCCTAACGGCCTGGACGTTCACGGACACGATAGACCCCCTATGACGCCGGCTCTCACCGACGAGGCGCCCGCCGGGGACGAGATGAACCAAGCCGAGCCCGATACGACGACCCCGCCCGGGTCTCCTCCACCACCCAAGATCTACCCGCTCGAAACCCACTTGAACATGCCTTCGTTGATCGCAGCGCTCTTGCCCCACCTGTCGTTCCGCGACTGGAACGCCCTGAACGCCTTGAACGCGGGGATTCGTCGACAGCTCGAAGATACCCGTGCGTTGCGCGAAGAAGTCCTCGAGTACTGGTTGCGCGGAGTCGGGTACGCTCGGTGGAAGTCTCACAAGCGCGAGCCGGTCGGGCTTACCCTGCGTGACCTGAATGCATACATGCGCGGCGTGAGTATCGCCGTGTACAGGTACAGCGCCATTGCCGAGAGCTTCCTCGCCGTTCGGGCCCAGCAAGAACAGACCAAGGAGCGCGTTCCTGGCGCAGCGAGCAAAGGTAACCTCGTTCGCGCCCTCGCGAGCTCGTGTCGGGCGTACACCAAGGTCATCCTCCGGCTGCGCGAACAGGCCGAGTGCATGCACCCGGACGGGGACTTTAGGAGTCCGCTGTTTAAATCGGGTGGTGCGCCGCTCTTGAGGGTGTTTGTACCCAGCAAAGAAGGGGCGTGGTTGAGCGATGCGAGCGTCTTGGACTGTGAAAAGGAGCTCAAGCGGGCTGGGGCGTTGGGCGTCTTGAGGATTGGGGATGTTATTTGGGATGCGGCGGTTGGAGAGGGGAATGCAGGGCGCATGGTTTGGGGGATGGAAATTACTTGGTGGTAT GACTTGGACTACACATACTCGACTACGGGGGAACTTCCCAAGTACATCCATTCGTTGGCGTTTTCGCCTTCGTATTGGCACAAGATCATTCGCACGTCGAATAGCCCGCTGTGCCATATTGATCTTACGCCGTATGCTGCCGAGATTGCGCGAAATATTCAGCTCGTTCAGGATCGGGTTCAGACCGAGAC ACACACCGTCGTTCGCTGGGTTCACCGCTCACGATTCCAAACTCGCTCTGGTCTTCCAATCCCTTCGGCCAGTCCTCCAGCTACTGTGGACCGCATGTGGGATGGGTACATCGTCGTTGAAGTCGAAGGTACGAACGAAGGCCTCGCGGACCTCCAGGCCAGGGTCGGAAATAGCGTGCGCTTGTTCCCAGCCAAGACAGCCGGTATGGAGTTTGGCCCGCCTACCGGCAAGAGTCCGTTTAGGCTCTTGCGTTCTTCCAGTCGACCGGGAGAAATTTGGATCAGGGCA AAACTAAGCGTTGCAAGCAATCGGCTTCGAGATGCGCTAGATGAATACCTCGCTGTATGTGGTGGAATCGAACGCGCAGTTGAAGAGGATCCCACGGGCGCACTTATAGATCCTACAGACTACATATCCTGCGAGTTGGATATGGTCAACTCGTACGCGGAGACGATTGATAAAGCCAAAGCCAAGATCAAACGAGTTCGCAACTGGTCGTCCGCTATTGCGATCAACAGATTACCGATTGAAATCCTCATGCAGATATTCGAATGGGGTCCGTTCAGAGCACTGCGCCAACTCTTACCGTCAATCTCATTCGCCAATCGAGCTCTACCCAAGCAGCCAGAGTTACTATCACATGTTTGCTCGCGTTGGCGAAATATCCTGCTCTCTTCACCGCAGTTCTGGACGCATATTGACTTTAACTTTTGGGCGGCTGATTACCAGCGTCTTTATGATCGTGCGGAACGGCACCTCGCTCGGGCTGGGGAGCATCCTGTTCGCGTGCACCACATCTTCTCGATTAGCAGAGGCATCGAAGTCATTCCGCGGCCCATAAACCCCTTTATAGCTGCCGCATCTCAAGCATATGCGATCGAGGCAGAAATACAGGTCGACCTCGAATTCGCGCCCGGGCAATTGTATGATTCGCTCCTTCATGCTTGTTTTCATGGCTGTGTACCAGGAAAGCTCAATGAGGTTTTCGTGTCACTTCGACCAACCGGCTCCCGTACCTTTGCCTATATTGACGAACACCACATTTTCAATCCCACTTCCAATGAAGAGAACATCTTTAGCTCGGTCACCTCTCTTTGGATGGACGGACTTTATCTTCCTTGGACAAGCTCAGCGTACCGCGGCCTTGTTAAACTTGTTTTGCTACGTTTCAGCACCATTTCGATTCCCGAGTCGGAGCTTATGACTATTCTTTCTGGATGCCCAGGGTTACAGAAACTCCACCTTGATATTAACATCATCGAAGATGAACCTTTGTCCAATTCGCATGGAGCGACATCAGTCTATCTCTATGATTTGCATGACCT CCTTGTCACAGAAACAGTGGCAAACACTAAGTCCTCTTTTCCCAAAACAACTTGCGATGGACCAACGGCAGACCACCCCGGCCCTGTTTACTTTGTAAATGACACGGAACAGGACGATACGTTTAGCGATATCGATTCGAGCTCTGCTTCAGAGCTCACTGACGAGACCATGAGTACCCTGGCGTCAGAGGAAGCCGTTG AATACTTCCAGGAGCTTAACGGGCGAATGTTTCCAAAAGATGAAAACCTGCCGATTGCAATACCCACCGACGCTAACGAAGTCAAGCGACTCATGTTACATATACAACTCAAGATCTTCCTGGGTGGTAACTATGTTGGTCCAGTGGACCAAATCCTCTCGCCGGCAATTGATGGGAGAGAAAAGAAGGTACTTGATCTGATTACTGCTGAGGGATCGTG GGTCAAGGAGATGGCTAACGAATTCCCGCACGTCTCCTTTACGAGTGTGGACAATACGCCGCTCATTCCCCACTCCACAACCGAATGTTAA
- a CDS encoding RNA recognition motif domain-containing protein produces the protein MAANPTTTEVLTIPTKDIEPEPSTSKDTTPASRPEDQRGTRLYVGNLDHSVDDQNTHATYSNSGAGPHRRHAAPPKHTTLSLMKTQNKLQKRERTSKEADALLSEVLGPPTSTPLSLPAKPPPSIVPASTQSVQSVPRRHPEPTGQPGPLLNLGIIPPSIKNAASRPPALSSHVKEKPGKLHCRRRLVLCGRNEIVGQL, from the exons ATGGCTGCGAATCCCACGACGACGGAAGTACTTACTATCCCCACTAAGGATATTGAGCCCGAGCCATCTACATCGAAAGATACAACTCCCGCTTCTCGCCCAGAAGACCAACGGGGAACTCGTCTCTACGTCGGAAATCTGGATCATTCTGTGGACGA TCAGAACACACACGCAACTTACAGTAACTCGGGAGCGGGCCCTCACCG ACGCCACGCAGCTCCTCCAAAACATACTACTCTTTCTTTGATGAAAACCCAGAACAAGCTTCAAA AACGCGAGAGGACATCCAAGGAGGCAGATGCTCTACTGTCGGAAGTATTGG GGCCCCCAACTTCTACACCTTTATCACTTCCTGCTAAACCGCCGCCCTCAATTGTGCCAGCCTCAACGCAGAGTGTACAATCAGTTCCTCGTCGACACCCAGAGCCAACAGGCCAACCCGGCCCGCTCTTAAACCTCGGTATAATCCCTCCATCAATCAAGAACGCTGCCTCGCGTCCCCCCGCTCTTTCTTCTCACGTAAAAGAAAAACCCGGAAAGCTGCATTGCAGGCGTCGCTTGGTATTGTGCGGAAGAAATGAGATTGTTGGTCAGTTGTGA
- a CDS encoding cytochrome P450 family protein, translating to MNSYVRYSACAIFVWMLLKVLRVGRREPFLPPGPAAVPILGNLNIFPKLEAHFKLTESARQYGGLYSIKMGPGTAIVITDATVLKDLMDKRSLSTIDRPPNYIADRVTGGMSMVMSRYTENWRILRRASHEILTQSACARHMAIQRAESSQPLHDFLTDPKGFYTHIRRNSASVILSVLFGKRAPRFETKEVSDFFEVQHMGEDFNARFPSPIDFLPFVKWMPRPLARWKDVCDETRRRRRQRNLYFGLLRETEERVANNYENGCFMEEVLTRQAEFGISRELVGYLGGVMIEGGSDTTSSWVQSLILALAAFPEAQKKAQDEIDKVVGADRLPTPDDFSELPYIQAVIKEVHRWRPAAPLAVPHGTVDEISYRGYRIPAGPTIFVNNWGMLHDPDVYERPEDFWPDRWLQNEFGTKPEWKEVLPRCASSKNSIMVNTMNLVWGFNYGPEIDEKTGKPIPIDTWNYAKGILTCPEPFMVTITPRSKQHAEALEHEFQASSTAFAPYEIGLGDEDKEFIKSQRLDSLPKPTFSQSRLAPGASVAAIKTSSVMRNDETEHNLLAASFGTLSVLHQFCLTSLRTQMFPDTDKLVHRGFSRSHIQSSTGMSSGGGAIPSMDLEMTWPYADNCGIDEDDPDPEGVQTILSIAPAMDSISKRTHFRLYSSPVNSRWAIVAVFEPLKIAHSAKEMIVQLSSEDTRTRCILIANDACVWKAIDSRRRRLVCLPPDLGGAKKSSKFLTESSTFARAEHTRCFACIGRYLEVFTLQIYTQPMTACIQLLDGLRLFDRMFRATRAA from the exons ATGAATAGCTACGTCCGTTATTCAGCTTGTGCCATATTCGTATGGATGCTCTTAAAGGTGCTCCGCGTAGGAAGGCGAGAGCCTTTCCTTCCACCTGGGCCAGCTGCAGTACCTATTCTCGGTAATCTTAACATCTTTCCTAAACTCGAAGCTCATTTCAA ACTGACGGAATCGGCGCGTCAATACGGGGGATTGTACTCG ATCAAAATGGGTCCCGGAACGGCGATTGTAATCACCGATGCCACGGTTTTGAAAGATCTTATGGACAAGCGATCTTTATCAACCATTGATCGACCTCCGAACTACATAGCTGACCGGGTCACTGGAGGAATGAGCATGGTTATGTCTCGATACA CGGAGAATTGGCGCATTCTTCGGCGTGCATCTCACGAAATATTAACACAAAGCGCATGCGCTCGACATATGGCTATTCAGCGGGCAGAATCTTCGCAGCCACTGCACGATTTTCTCACCGATCCCAAG GGATTCTATACTCATATTAGGAGAAATTCAGCTTCAGTTATTTTATCCGTATTGTTTGGTAAACGGGCACCACGCTTTGAAACCAAGGAAGTGTCGGACTTTTTCGAAGTCCAACATATGGGAGAGGATTTTAACGCCAG GTTCCCTTCCCCAATCGATTTCCTTCCCTTTGTTAAATGGATGCCCCGGCCACTGGCTCGATGGAAAGATGTTTGTGATGAGACCCGTAGACGTAGACGCCAGCGTAACCTCTACTTTGGGCTCTTGCGTGAAACTGAAGAGCGAGTTGCAAACAACTATGAGAACGGATGCTTCATGGAAGAG GTCCTCACCAGACAAGCAGAGTTTGGAATAAGTCGAGAGCTGGTGGGGTACCTTGGCGGAGTAATGATCGAAGGCGGGTCGGATACGACAAGTTCATGGGTCCAGTCTCTTATCTTGGCCCTGGCCGCGTTCCCCGAGGCACAGAAGAAGGCTCAG GACGAGATCGATAAAGTTGTCGGGGCAGATCGGTTGCCAACTCCGGATGACTTCTCTGAGCTGCCATATATTCAAGCAGTCATCAAAGAAGTTCATCGCTGGAGACCAGCAGCTCCCCTTGCCGTCCCTCACGGAACTGTCGACGAAATCTCT TACCGAGGCTACCGAATTCCAGCTGGCCCAACAATCTTCGTCAATAACTGGGGTATGCTTCACGATCCAGATGTATACGAACGCCCCGAAGATTTTTGGCCCGACCGCTGGCTGCAGAACGAGTTTGGCACCAAACCTGAG TGGAAGGAGGTTTTGCCCCGGTGTGCATCTAGCAAAAATAGTATA ATGGTTAACACGATGAACCTCGTGTGGGGCTTCAATTATGGTCCTGAAATTGATGAAAAGACCGGAAAGCCTATTCCCATCGATACCTGGAACTATGCAAAG GGTATCTTGACATGTCCGGAGCCATTTATGGTTACCATCACTCCTCGTAGCAAGCAACATGCAGAAGCGTTGGAGCATGAGTTTCAAGCTAGTAGTACCGCTTTTGCTCCGTATGAAATTGGGTTGGGAGATGAAGACAAGGAGTTTATCAAGTCTCAGCGA CTGGATTCACTTCCGAAACCAACTTTTTCGCAGTCACGTTTGGCCCCAGGAGCGAGTGTAGCTGCTATCAAGACCTCATCCGTGATGAGGAATGACGAAACAGAACATAACTTACTTGCCGCTTCCTTTGGGACGCTATCGGTGCTTCACCAGTTTTGTCTCACTTCTCTACGCACGCAAATGTTCCCTGATACCGACAAGTTGGTGCATCGTGGATTCAGCCGATCCCATATCCAATCTAGCACGGGAATGTCATCCGGCGGCGGCGCCATTCCCAGCATGGACCTGGAAATGACTTGGCCTTATGCCGACAACTGTGGAATTGACGAAGATGATCCTGATCCTGAAGGGGTCCAGACGATTCTGTCTATAGCTCCTGCCATGGATAGTATCTCAAAGAGAACACACTTCCGTTTGTACTCCAGTCCTGTAA ACTCGCGCTGGGCTATCGTTGCTGTCTTCGAGCCCCTTAAAATAGCGCATAGTGCAAAGGAGATGATTGTCCAGCTATCATCCGAGGATACACGAACGAGGTGCATCCTAATAGCCAATGATGCATGTGTTTGGAAGGCAATTGACAGTAGACGAAGGCGTCTCGTTTGTCTCCCACCTGACCTCGGAGGTGCGAAAAAGAGTTCTAAATTCTTGACTGAGTCATCCACATTCGCCCGAGCTGAACATACAAGATGCTTTGCATGTATTGGACGGTACCTTGAG GTATTCACACTCCAAATATACACTCAACCAATGACAGCCTGCATCCAATTACTAGACGGGCTCCGGCTTTTCGATCGCATGTTCCGAGCTACCAGGGCAGCTTAA
- a CDS encoding Synaptobrevin, giving the protein MRENITRVAERGERLDVLQDKTDNLAVNAQGFRRGANRVRKNMWWKDMKMRIIIAIGVAILIVIIVVPIVKAVKGNNNS; this is encoded by the exons ATGCGCGAGAACATTACCCGTGTGGCGGAGCGTGGTGAAAGACTAGATGTCTTGCAAGACAAGACTG ACAACCTCGCTGTCAACGCCCAGGGCTTCCGACGAGGAGCAAACCGAGTGCGCAAGAACATGTG GTGGAAGGACATGAAAATGCGTATCATTATCGCTATTGGTGTTGCGATCCTAATCGTTATCATTGTGGTCCCCATCGTGAAAGCCGTCAAGGGCAATAACAACAGCTGA
- a CDS encoding C4-dicarboxylate transporter/malic acid transporter, producing the protein MYVFGVQHLIAPQLINPGNLRITRQDHSLRALTAVWLLPAVTPIVPATTGALLARTILPFSSSHATITLFVASVLLFLGLGLTFMILPLYMLRLITEGLPSPTMIVSKFLPVGPCGQGGMAFVVIGQVFAEMSQQATGSNPLLAEPQPWIILGVLGGFFLWTFGIWWILLSLLAIYETFKSQRPNFGVGFWGMVFPLGVYALLTWQLAEALNSTFFRILFAVLSLVVFLLWAALAIITIYCIFQDCEALFTAPCLASCPNFEATLDRSRRNSQEHSGDENC; encoded by the exons ATGTACGTGTTTGGTGTTCAACACCTCATAGCACCGCAACTAATCAACCCTGGCAACTTAAGGATCACCCGGCAGGACCATTCACTCAGAGCCTTAACCGCTGTCTGGCTTCTTCCAGCTGTTACACCCATTGTCCCTGCAACTACTGGAGCCCTCCTTGCTCGCACAATACTTCCATTTTCGTCTTCTCATGCAACAATAACACTTTTTGTTGCCTCGGTTTTACTATTTCTTGGTCTAGGACTTACATTTATGATACTACCACTCTACATGCTGCGCCTAATCACGGAGGGCCTGCCATCCCCTACTATGATTGTATCTAAGTTTCTTCCTGTTGGACCGTGTGGTCAG GGTGGGATGGCCTTTGTTGTCATTGGCCAAGTGTTTGCTGAGATGTCTCAACAAGCAACAGGTTCGAACCCCCTTCTTGCTGAGCCCCAGCCGTGGATTATACTTGGGGTTCTAGGCGGATTCTTTCTTTGGACGTTCGGTATCTGGTGGATTCTCCTATCCCTTTTGGCAATATACGAGACCTTCAAATCTCAGCGGCCAAATTTTGGGGTCGGGTTCTGGGGCATGGTGTTCCCACTG GGGGTTTATGCATTACTTACTTGGCAACTCGCCGAAGCATTGAACTCTACATTTTTCCGCATTTTATTTGCGGTACTTAGTCTCGTGGTCTTCCTTCTTTGGGCCGCATTGGCCATTATCACCATCTACTGTATCTTCCAAGATTGCGAAGCGCTATTTACTGCACCTTGTCTTGCTAGTTGTCCAAACTTTGAAGCGACCTTGGATAGGTCACGCAGGAATAGTCAGGAACATTCGGGAGATGAAAACTGCTGA